One window of Camelina sativa cultivar DH55 chromosome 4, Cs, whole genome shotgun sequence genomic DNA carries:
- the LOC104780322 gene encoding kinesin-like protein KIN-14F: MPQEVMRGLKGLVVSSTSNGDYELAQRKAEETAVRRYQAVAWLRQMDQGAVETLPEKPSEDEFSVALRNGLILCNVLNKVNPGSVLKVVENPITQAIQYADGAAQSAIQYFENMRNFLKAVEDMQLLTFGASDLEKGGSSNKVVDCILCLKGFYEWKQAGGVGVWRYGGTVRIVSFNPKGSSPRQQYGIGSESTTTDESVSLDESESSSQYDQLLDFLHLSNEISTEESETAISMAFLFDHFALQLLQAYIKESDGSNDLPLNEMVIDSLLNRVVKDFSAILVSQGTQLGSFLKKILKCDNGDLSRSGFLEAVFRYLQHRKDLVKKEFSKFCKCGGKLEFIRPSIREFSPGHADAIGVQQKELEEVKSNFVETRCQVEQMQSEWQEELQRIVHHVKSMEVTSSAYHKVLEENRLLYNEVQDLKGTIRVYCRVRPFLQEQKDMQSTVDYIGENGNIIINNPFKQENNARKIFAFNKVFRQNVSQEQIYIDTQPVIRSVLDGFNVCIFAYGQTGSGKTYTMSGPDLMTETTWGVNYRALRDLFQLSNARTHVVTYEIGVQMIEIYNEQVRDLLVSDGSSRRLDIRNNSQLNGLNVPDASLIPVSNTRDVLDLMRIGQKNRAVGATALNERSSRSHSVLTVHVQGKELASGSILRGCLHLVDLAGSERVEKSEAVGERLKEAQHINKSLSALGDVIYALAQKSSHIPYRNSKLTQVLQDSLGGQAKTLMFVHINPEVNAVGETISTLKFAQRVASIELGAARSNKETGEIRDLKDEISSLKSAMEKKEAELEQLRSGSIRNTTECQRARAVSPFHLPRNGNVAGTKVEASPQPNDSTRSYETRSCSTGKQRKSGFPSALRNREASPRMPNLAEERLNPSPNRRSLSTDRGSAIKSRNKPEVTQNLPVARTPFPARVPVAKSFATVPLNPSAEITSETFHNHQKLSARKLFPEIEEELIRHTLHIRQGGVKKTRAESSKAKAKQSSPGRFQKLDVGISLRSEADSEAKVGNYQTQKGNNNHNVIHSRFQNFDVGISLFSDLCAGDKSDSTLKSDSSETDNEPPLKSKNSQRNVSKSSLNNKLRAIYAHEDTSLVDEKPSDGTAHIKEGNSPNISMPEFRRSRSTHHARFMVP, encoded by the exons ATGCCACAAGAAGTAATGAGAGGATTAAAAGGTTTGGTGGTGTCGTCCACAAGCAATGGAGATTATGAGCTTGCACAACGAAAAGCTGAAGAAACAG ctgTGAGAAGGTACCAAGCGGTGGCATGGCTGAGACAAATGGACCAAGGCGCAGTGGAGACACTGCCGGAAAAACCGTCGGAAGACGAATTCTCCGTCGCCCTCCGCAACGGACTCATTCTCTGCAACGTCCTCAACAAAGTCAATCCCGGCTCCGTTCTAAAg GTGGTGGAGAATCCGATTACGCAAGCTATACAGTACGCCGACGGAGCGGCTCAATCCGCAATTCAATATTTTGAGAACATGAGGAACTTTCTTAAAGCTGTAGAGGATATGCAGCTTTTAACATTTGGAGCTTCTGATCTCGAAAAG GGAGGATCATCGAACAAGGTAGTAGATTGCATTTTGTGTTTGAAAGGGTTTTACGAGTGGAAACAAGCTGGTGGAGTGGGAGTATGGAGGTATGGAGGGACTGTGAGGATTGTTTCATTCAATCCAAAAGGTAGTTCTCCGCGGCAGCAGTATGGGATTGGTAGTGAAAGCACCACTACTGATGAGTCTGTATCTTTGGATGAATCTGAGTCTTCTTCTCAGTATGACCAGCTTTTGGATTTTCTTCACCTTTCTAATGAGATCTCGACTGAGGAATCTGAAACTGCAATCTCCATGGCTTTTCTTTTTGATCATTTCGCGCTTCAGCTTCTACAGGCTTATATCAAAGAGAGTGATGGGTCTAATGATCTGCCTTTAAATGAAATG GTGATCGATAGCTTGCTCAACAGGGTAGTTAAGGATTTCTCTGCAATACTAGTTTCTCAGGGGACTCAG CTGGGCTCGTTTCTAAAGAAGATACTGAAATGTGATAATGGAGATCTATCAAGGTCAGGGTTTCTAGAAGCAGTCTTCAGATATCTTCAGCACAGAAAAGATCTGGTGAAAAAGGAGTTTTCAAAGTTTTGTAAATGTGGCGGAAAGCTAGAGTTTATTAGACCAAGCATCCGCGAGTTTTCTCCTGGTCATGCAGATGCTATTGGTGTTCAACAGAAAGAACTGGAG gaagtaaaatcaaattttgtggAAACAAGATGCCAAGTTGAACAGATGCAGTCAGAATGGCAGGAAGAACTTCAAAGAATAG TTCATCACGTTAAATCCATGGAAGTTACATCTTCTGCTTACCACAAGGTTCTGGAGGAAAATCGCTTACTTTACAATGAGGTCCAAGATCTCAAAG GGACCATTAGAGTCTACTGCAGAGTCAGACCTTTCTTGcaagaacaaaaagatatgCAATCAACTGTGGATTATATTGGAGAAAATggtaatattataattaataatccTTTCAAGCAGGAAAATAATGCACGAAAAATCTTTGCCTTCAACAAAGTATTTCGACAGAATGTCTCACAAg AGCAAATCTACATTGACACTCAACCGGTAATAAGGTCTGTCCTCGACGGATTCAATGTTTGTATCTTCGCGTATGGGCAAACTGGTTCAGGGAAAACATATACAATG agTGGGCCAGATCTGATGACTGAGACTACTTGGGGCGTGAACTACCGAGCTCTACGTGATCTCTTCCAGCTTTCAAATGCAAGAACACATGTGGTGACTTATGAAATTGGAGTCCAAATGATCGAAATTTATAATGAACAAGTTAGAGACTTACTAGTCAGTGATGGTTCCTCTAGAAG ATTAGATATACGCAATAATTCTCAACTCAATGGCCTTAATGTACCGGACGCAAGCTTGATTCCAGTTTCTAATACTCGAGATGTTCTTGATTTGATGAGGATTGGCCAAAAGAATCGTGCAGTGGGCGCTACTGCTTTGAATGAGAGGAGCAGCCGTTCTCATAG TGTATTGACCGTTCACGTCCAAGGTAAAGAATTGGCCTCAGGATCCATTTTAAGAGGCTGCCTTCATCTAGTGGATTTGGCTGGAAGTGAAAGAGTAGAGAAATCTGAAGCTGTAGGCGAGAGACTCAAAGAAGCtcaacacataaacaaatcgTTGTCTGCACTAGGAGATGTCATCTATGCACTTGCACAAAAGAGTTCCCACATTCCCTACAGAAATAGCAAGCTTACACAAGTTTTGCAGGACTCCTTAG GTGGTCAAGCCAAAACTTTAATGTTTGTGCATATTAACCCTGAAGTTAACGCGGTAGGAGAGACTATCAGTACCCTTAAGTTTGCCCAAAGGGTTGCATCTATTGAACTTGGAGCAGCTCGATCAAACAAGGAAACCGGTGAAATTCGAGATCTTAAGGATGAG ATATCTAGCCTTAAATCGgcaatggagaagaaggaagcagaGCTGGAACAATTGCGATCAGGTAGCATTCGGAACACAACTGAATGTCAGAGAGCAAGAGCAGTTTCTCCTTTCCATCTCCCAAGAAATGGTAACGTGGCTGGAACAAAGGTTGAGGCAAGTCCACAGCCAAACGACAGTACCAGAAGCTACGAG ACCAGAAGTTGCTCAACTGGCAAGCAGAGAAAGTCAGGGTTTCCATCTGCACTGAGAAACAGAGAAGCAAGCCCGAGGATGCCGAATCTAGCAGAAGAAAGGTTAAATCCGAGTCCGAATAGGAGGTCACTATCCACAGATAGAGGATCTGCCATTAAAAGTAGGAATAAGCCCGAAGTTACTCAAAACCTTCCGGTTGCAAGAACACCTTTTCCAGCTAGAGTACCAGTAGCCAAATCCTTTGCAACTGTTCCATTGAACCCATCAGCAGAAATCACTTCAGAGACATTTCACAATCATCAGAAGTTAAGTGCTCGAAAGCTCTTCCCTGAGATCGAGGAGGAGCTCATAAGGCATACACTTCATATACGTCAAGGTGGTGTTAAGAAGACCAGAGCCGAGAGCAGTAAAGCCAAGGCAAAGCAATCATCGCCAGGTAGGTTTCAGAAACTCGACGTTGGGATCAGTTTACGTTCTGAGGCAGATTCTGAAGCAAAGGTAGGAAATTATCAGACCCAAAAGGGGAACAACAACCACAATGTGATACACTCAAGATTTCAAAACTTTGACGTGGGTATCAGCCTGTTCTCTGACCTCTGTGCCGGTGACAAATCAGACTCAACACTCAAGAGTGATTCCTCAGAGACAGACAACGAACCGCCCTTGAAATCGAAGAATTCCCAAAGAAACGTGTCCAAAAGCTCCCTCAACAACAAACTAAG GGCGATTTATGCTCATGAGGACACATCACTCGTGGATGAAAAGCCTTCAGATGGTACAGCCCATATCAAAGAAGGTAATAGCCCTAATATATCTATGCCCGAGTTCAGGAGAAGCCGTTCAACGCATCATGCAAGATTCATGGTACCATAG
- the LOC104780323 gene encoding putative phytosulfokines 6, which yields MKQTLCLVLCVLFLILSTSSSAIRRGKENPELNPVVSATSVEEDSFNKLMVMDYCGEGDEECLKRRMMTEAHLDYIYTQHHKH from the exons ATGAAGCAAACCTTGTGCCTTGTTTTGTGTGTTCTCTTCCTCATTTTATCAACAAGTTCCTCTGCAATTCGAAGAG GAAAAGAGAATCCAGAGCTGAATCCAGTAGTCTCAGCTACATCGGTTGAAGAAGACTCATTTAAT aaactgaTGGTGATGGATTATtgtggagaaggagatgaagaatgTTTGAAGAGAAGGATGATGACGGAAGCTCACTTAGACTACATTTACACACAGCACCATAAGCACTGa
- the LOC104780324 gene encoding histone deacetylase HDT1, whose translation MEFWGIEVKPGKPVKVTPEEHSLIHVSQVSLGECKNKKEEFVSVHVKVGDQKLVMGNLSTENIPQLFCDLVFEKEFELSHNWGKGSLYFVGYTSPNIEDNDGEDFSDSEEEEEEVEEVPATITANGNAKPKAKPAQVTKNAKPADGMVVDDDEDSEEEEETPTPKKPVSSKKRANEEAPKTPVSSKKAKVAVTPQKTDEKKKGGKNQSPKSASQVSCGSCKKTFNSGNALESHNKAKHAAAK comes from the exons ATGGAGTTCTGGG GTATTGAAGTTAAACCAGGAAAGCCAGTTAAAGTGACTCCTGAAGAACACAGTCTTATCCACGTTTCTCAG gtATCACTTGGAGAATGTAAAAACAAGAAGGAAGAGTTTGTGTCTGTACATGTAAAGGTTGGTGACCAGAAACTTGTCATGGGAAACCTTTCAACTGAGAACATCCCTCAGCTTTTCTGTGATTTGGTATTCGAGAAAGAGTTTGAGCTTTCTCACAACTGGGGAAAAGGAAGTCTTTACTTTGTTGGATACACATCTCCCAACATTGAAGATAA TGATGGAGAAGACTTTTCTG AttcagaggaggaagaggaagaggttgaagaagtcCCTGCCACCATTACCGCTAATG GGAATGCAAAACCAAAGGCCAAGCCTGCACAAGTGACAAAGAATGCAAAGCCAGCTGATGGA AtggttgttgatgatgatgaggattcagaggaagaagaggagacaCCTACACCTAAGAAGCCTGTATCAAGCAAGAAGAGAGCAAATGAAGAAGCCCCTAAAACACCTGTGTCATCAAAGAAGGCGAAAGTAGCAGTTACTCCTCAGAAAACAG atgagaagaagaagggtgGAAAAAACCAGAGCCCAAAGTCAGCCAGTCAAGTCTCCTGTGGTTCATGCAAGAA GACGTTCAACTCAGGTAATGCACTTGAGTCTCACAACAAGGCCAAGCACGCTGCTGCCAAGTGA